A segment of the Corallococcus silvisoli genome:
CCCTCCAGAACCATTTGCCCGGACCCGTCGCCGACGCGTCCAGGGTGGGCGTGGCCGTCTCCTGGACCCGCACGTCGCCCGCGAAGTCCGCCGTCCCCGCCAGCTCCACGCGGTACACCTTCGCCCCGGGGACCGCCTTCCAGACGAGCGCGGGCGCCTTGGGGTAGATGCCGCCGCGCGGCCGCTCCAGCGCCGGGGCCGCCAGGAGCGCGCGGGGCGCTTCCGGTGCCTCGGCCGGCTTCGCGCGCGAACCAAAGCCCGCGCCCACGTCCACGGAGCCCCTCTCCGCGCCCAGGGCCACCTTGCCCTCCAGCGTCTCCACGCGGCTGGTGCCGTCCTCCTGCTGGGAGACGCGGAAGCGCGTGCCGCGCACCCCGGCCACCGCGCCGCGCGTGCGCACCTCGAAGGTGGAGCCCGTCCCGCCCGGCGCCGCCTCCGTCTCCACCGTGCCCTTCACCAGGTCCAGGAGCACCTTGCGCTGGCGCTCGGCCGTCAGCTCCAGCGTGCCCAGGCGCACCGCGCTTTGGGGCGACAGGAACAGGTTGCTGCCATCCGCCAGCGCCAGCTCCGCGCGGCCGGTGTCGCCCGTCGCCACGAGCTCCCCCGAATACAGCGAGTCACCCGCCACGCGCGGCCGGGGCTCCGCCTCGCCCAGGCGGGCCGTCACCGGGCCGCTGGCCGTGCGCACCCTGGCCACCGCCGGCTGGGCCGGACGCTCCACGTACGCCAGCTGCAGCTGGCCCGGGGCGCGGGGCTCGTTCATGGGCGCCACGAAGGACACCCGCGTGCGGGGGATGCCCGCGGACACCAGCACCTCCGCCGCCGCCTTCGCCACCGCCAGGCCCTGGCCGTCCAACCGCTCCGCGTCCGGCAGCTTCGCGGCCACGGTGATGCTCCGGATGGCGGGGCGTGCCTTCACGGCCTCCGCCACCTCGCGCAGGCACGCCTCCGTCCGGGCGCCCCGGGGCTCCAGTCGGAGGCCCGTGATCATCCTCCCATCGTCGAACGTCAGGCCGCCGCAGGCGGTGTCCTCCTCCGCGAAGCCCGCCGCGGGAACGGTGCACAGCATCAGGGAGAGCAGCAGCGGGGCGCCCGGGGTCCTCACGGCGACCCTCCTTCCGCCGAACCGGCGGTCTTCACGATGTTGAACTCCACGCGGCGGTTGTTCTCGCGTCCGGCCGCGGTGGCGTTGGTGTCCACCGGCTTCGTCTCGCCATGGCCCACCGCCTCCAGGCGCTGCCCCGCGATGCCGCTCTTCATCAGCCAGTCGCGCACGTGGTTGGCGCGCCGCTGCGACAGGTCCAGGTTCTTCGCGTCGTCGCCCTGGCTGTCCGTGTGGCCCTCCACGCGCACCCGCTCCAGCTCCGGGTGGGTGCGCAGGATGGAGGCCACCTGCGCCAGCAGCCCGAAGGACTTGGGCAGGATGACGTCCTTGTTGGTGGCGAAGTACACCTTGTCGAGGATGACGATGCGCGAGCTCTCCAGGCGCACCTTCGACTCGCCCTGATCCGGGCACCCGTCCTCGTCCTTCACGCCGTTGATGACCTCCGCCTCCAGCGGGCACAGGTCCTTGTCGTCCGGGATGCCGTCCTGGTCGTTGTCCGGATCCGGGCAGCCATCCTCGTCCTCGAAGCCGTCCAGGTCCTCCGCCACCATCGGGCACCGGTCCTCGGTGTCCGGGATGCCGTCGCCGTCCATGTCCGCTGGAGCGGGCGCCAGGGCGAGCGGGGCCGGCGGGGCGCCGTTGGCCGTCATCGACTCCGGCAGCGTGTCCGGGCAGCCGTCCTCGTCGCGGTAGCCGTTCACCGTCTCCGGCTCGGTGGGGCAGATGTCGTTCACGTCGGGGATGCCGTCGTTGTCGTCGTCCGGATCCAGGCAGCCGTCGTCGTCCTGGAACCCATCGAAGTCCTCGGGGCCCAGCGCGCACGGGGGCGCCGCGGCCACCGGGGCCTTCGTGCCTCCCGGCGTGTACGTCAGCCCCGCGAGGACGCGGAAGGTGGGCGTGCCATAGCCGCGCGTCAGGCCCGGCCCCGCGCCCACGTTCGCGGCGAACCCCTGGGCGAAGCGGTACTTCACCGCGCCCAGCACCTCCAGGGGGATCTCCTCCGTGTCGGCCTCCTTCAGGCCCATCGCGCCCTTGAGGGTGGCCTGGGCGGACAGCGCCTGGGTGATGGGCACCTCGGCGCCCACGCCGAACGCCAGCTCGTTGCCCACGCGCAGGTTGCGCAGCTGCTCCGTCTTGCGCAGGTTGATGCCCACGTTCGCGAGCAGCCGCAGCGACGGCGTGGCCCACTCACCGGCCACGCGGGGCTGGAAGGTGAGCCCGCTCGCGCCCAGGAAGTGGTCCGCGCCGCCCGTGGGCAGGGTGAAGGGGGCGAGCACCGCCAGGTTCAGCGCGCCCTCCGACAGCAGGGCCAGCTTGGGCACCACCCGCAGGTCGCCCAGTCCCGTCTTGCCCACGCCGCTCGCGAACTGCTCCGACACCGCGGCCGCGGGCTCCGAGCCCGTCACCGTCAGGGGCAGCACCAGGCCCACCTCCAGCCGGTCGAAGAGGGACACCGCCCCCATCAGGTCCAGGGACACCTGCCGCGCCACGATGCGATAGACGAAGGTGTCCTCGCGCGGGTCATAGAAGTTGAGCGGCTGGTGCGAGTAGTTGAGCGACGCGCCCACGTTCCACGTCAGGTGCGGCGCGACGCGGGCGCTGTTCAGCCCGAGCACGTCATACGCGCCCGGACCCGGCTTGTACTGCTGCACGTCGATGGCCTGCGACACCGAGGCCTGGGCCTCCGCCCGCGTCGCGGCACCCAGCGTCAGCCCCACCGCCACCGCCACCGCCACCGTCAGCGCCCGGCCCACGAGGGAGCGGCGCCGGCCGAGCACCGTGAAGTCATCGTCGGCATCCAGCCGATCCGTGCCGCCCTTCGCCCCGAGGCCGTCGGACAGGCCGTCGGCGTCCATGGCGTCGTCGCGCCGGTCGGTCTCGGGGGCATGGGTGATGCCGTCGTGGTTCACGTCTTCCTCGCCATCCAGGAGTCCATCATTGTCGTCGTCGGCGTCGCGCGCGTCGATGAATCCATCGCCACCGGTGTCGATGATCCCATCCAGCCCGTCCAGAATCCCGTCACCGTCGGTGTTGGGGAGGAACGGAGCGAGGCCTCGCTTCCATTCGCGGGTATTGCTCACGCCCTCCTCGCCCGCCCGTCGCGCCCGCGAAGCCGGGGGAGGGCGCGCGGAGGCACGGCGCCTAGCGCGGAGCCTCCAGCAGCTGCGACACGTGCTCCGCCAGGGCGGGCAGCGGCTGGGGCTTGCTCAGCACCAGGTCCACGCCCAGCGCCTGGGCGCGGGTGCCCAGGTCCGGGGTCGCGAACGCCGTCAGCAGCACCATGCGCGTGTCGGGGGAGGCCTCACGCACTCGCTCCGCGATGATCAGCCCTTCCTCGGACTGCGTGCCGCTCAGGCGCAGATCGCTGATGACCAGGTCGTACCGGCCATGCTTCACGCGCTCCAGCGCCTCGTGCAGGTCCGTGGCCGAGTCGACCGCGTAGCCCGCGCTGGAGAAGAAGCGACCCAGGACCCAGCACAGCACCGTCTCGTCGTCGATGATCAGCAGGTTCCGGGGCACGCGGGGCGGCATGAGCAAGGCCAGGGCCAGGGGCGGCGGTGAGAAGCGGGGATGTGTTTCCAGGGACTTGGCCCCGCGAAACCGCGTCCGCGCGACGGAGGTGTCCAGCTTGCGGATCCATTTTCCGGAATCCGGACCAGAGTCTGGAATCGAGCGGGCCGCGTGTCTAGCGCATCGGGACGGGATGCGGCAGGTCCTCGTTGGCCGCCGCGGGAATGAGCGCGGACAGGTGGAGGATGAGCACCGGCATCAGTTGGGGTTTGGGCAACAGCTTCGTGATGCCGCTCGCCCAGGCCGAGTCCCGGACCTCCTCCAGCGGCAGCGCCGTCATCAACAGCAGCGGAACGCGGGGGTCCTGCATCCGCAGATCACGAGCGAAGCGCAGCCCCTCGTCCAGGCCGGGCCGCCCGAACGGATGGTCGATGAGGACCGCGTCGAACAGATGCGTGTCCAGCAGGCTCCGCGCCTGCGCGTCCGTGCGCGCGGTGAGGACGGTGAAGCCCGCGGCCGTCAGGTGACGCGCCGTCGCCCCACGAACCGGGGGCTTCGAATCGAGGAGGAGGATTTTGCCGTGCATGCACAGCGACAGTGCAGCGGTTGTGCCATGCACGGCGTGCCGCGCCAGCCCGAGTCAATGCAAGGGATTGAGGGCAGGGCAGGCCCGGGCGTGAGGAGGCGTTTCCATTTTGTGGACCGGACTCCGGAATCCGGACGGCGCCCGCCCATCACCCGCGTACGGCCCGTCAGGACCCCTTGTGTTGCCAGCCCTTGATCTTCGCGTAGAGCGAGCTGCGGGAGATGCCCAGCTTCGTGGCCGCGCGCTCCACGTGGCCGCCCTCGCGCGCCAGCACCCGTTCGATGTGGCGGTGCTCCAGCTCCTCCAGCGTGAGGTCCGCGCCCAGGGACTCCTCCTCGGCGGGGAGCGACTCGAAGCGCAGGGCGCTCCGGGACAGGCGGGGCGTGCCGGACAGGAGCACGGCGCGCTCCAGCACGTTGCGCAGCTCGCGGATGTTGCCCGGCCAACCGTAGGTCATCAGGGCCCGCTCCGCGTCCGGCTCCAGCTCCACCTGGCCCCGGCCCCGGGCACGCCCCATCTCCGCGAGGAAGTGGCGGGCGAGCACCGGCACGTCCTCCGCGCGCTCGCGCAGCGCGGGCACGTGGAGGATGAGGGTGCTGATGCGGAAGTACAGGTCGCTGCGGAAGCGCTTTTCGCGAGAGGCCAGCGACAGGTCCTGGTGCGTGGCGGCCAGCAACCGGACGTCCACGCGCCGGTCCTTCACGTCGCCCAGCCGCCGGAAGCGCTTCTCCTCCAGCACCTTGAGCAGCTTGGGCTGGACGGCCACGTCCATGTCGCCAATCTCATCCAGGAACAGCGTGCCCCGGTCCGCCACCTCCAAGAGGCCCTGCTTCGCGGCCACCGCGCTGGTGAAGGCGCCCTTCTCGTGTCCGAACAGCTCTGAATCCAGCAGGTCCTTGGACAGCGCGGCGCAGTTCAGGTCCACGAAGGGCGCCTCCTTGCGCGGCCCGCATTCATGCAGCCACCGCGCGAGCACGCTCTTGCCGCTGCCCGTCTCCCCGGTGATGAGCACCGGGCTGTCGCTGTCGCGCATGCGCTCCGCCTGATCGCGAAGCGCGGTGATCGCGGGGCTCGTGCCCAGGAAGGGATCCACCTGCGTGCGCGCGGTGCGCGAGCGGTCCGCCAGCTGCCGCTGCCGCTCGCGCCGCTGGGCCACCAGCCGCTCCAGCACCACCTTCAGCACCGCCAGCTCCACGGGCTTGGTGAGGAACTGCTCGGCGCCCTCCTTCACGGCCTGGACCGCCAGCTCGATGGAGCCGTGGCCCGTCAGCACCACCAGGGGCACGGCCGCGTCCAGCTCCTTGAGCCGGGGCAAAAGCTCCAGCGCCGTGCCATCCGGCAGCCGGTAGTCGATGACGGCCACGTCGGGCCGGTGGGCGCGGAAGCCCTCCTGGGCTTCGGCCACGCTGGTGGCCTCGGCCACGTCGAACCCGTGCTGGGTGAGGTAGCCCTTCATGCCCAGGCGGACGCCGGGCTCGTCGTCCACGAGCAGGATGCGGGTGCGGGTCATGATGCCTGCGACTTCAAGGTGGAGCCGGCGTCGGCGGCCGGGGTCAGGGCGGGCAGCAGGATGGTCACCTCGGCGCCTCCCTGGGGGTGGTTGGACAGGCGGATGCGCCCCTGGTGCTCTTCCAGGATGCGCTGGACGATGGAGAGTCCCAGGCCGGTGCCGCCCCGGCGCTTGCTGAAGAAGGGCTCGAAGACGTGCGGGAGATCCTCGCTCCTGAACCCGGGCCCTCCGTCGTGGATGGTGCAGCGCACCCAGGGGCGGCCCGCCTCCTCCACGGCCTGGGCCGTCACGGACACGGTGCTGCCCTGGGGCGAGTGCTGCACGGCGTTCTCCACCACGTTGCGGAAGACGTGGAACAGCCGGCGCGCGTCCATGCGCACCGGAGGCAGCCCCTCCGCCAGCTCGCGGCGCAGCGTCACCGCCGCCTTGTCCCGCGCGAGCTCGCAGGCGGACAGGGCGTCCGCGACCACGGAGCCCACGGCGCCGTCGGTCCACTCGCCCCGCGCGGGGCGGCCGTACTCGAACAGCTCCTGGGTGAGGTGGGTGAGCCGGCGCACCTCGCCGCGCAGCACCTCCAGGTACGGCTGCAGCTCGGGCTTCGTTCCGAAGGTGGCCTCCACCGCGTCCACCACGGCGGAGATGGAGAACAGGGGGTTGCGCACCTCGTGGGCCACGCCCGCCACGATGGCCCCCATGGCGGCCATCGTCTCGCTGCGGCGCACGTGGGCCTGCAGCTCCAGCAGCCGCGTGATTTCGGTGCCCACCAGGATGATGCGCGCGTCCTCGCTGTCCACCTCGTCCACCCAGGCCGCCGCCAGCTCCCAGGTGCGTCCGGACTCCGCGTCATGCACCTGCCGGCTGGCGCTGCCATGCGTCGCGCGCAGCTCGTCCACCAGGGGGCCCGCGCTGGACCAGGGCGGCGCCCCGACGGTGGAGGCCAGGGGCTGGCCGGAGGGGTCCGACTCCCGGAAGAGCGCGCGGGCCGCGTCGTTGAGCCGGTGGATGATGCCGTCCGCGCTCAGCACCAGCAGCGGCGACGACACCGCGTCGAACGTGCGGCGCCACTCCGTGGCGGAGCGCCGGAAGCTGTCGTGCAGGCGCTGGCGCAGATCCTCCGCGAGGCGCCGGTCGGTGATGTCGGTGACGACGCAGCCCAGGTGCACCGCGCCCTGCGCGTCCATGACGGAGGCGGCTGCGCGGCTGCTCACCCAGCGCACGCGCCCGTCGGCGCAGATGAGCCGGTGCTCCACCTCCGCCTCCGTGCCCGGCGCCAGTCCCTCCACGCACCCCCGGTAGCGCGCCCGGTCCTCCGGGTGGATCATCTCCAGCCACAGCGGCGCGGGCGCGCCGTCCACGCCCGTGCGGGTGAAGGCGCTCAGGGGATAGCCGGTGGTGCGCTCGATGACGGGCGTGCAGTAGAAGTCGCGCAGCACGCCGTTGCGCAGCTTCCCGCCCCACAGGTAGTCCGGCAGCGACCGCGTGAGCACGTCCAGGCGCCCCTCATGCTCCTGGAGGGAGGCCTCCGCGCGCATCCGCTCCGTGACCTCCGACAGGGAGGCGATGACGCCCAGCACCGCGCCGCCGGCGCCGCGCACGCGCGAATAGCTTCCGAACCAGAAGCGCGCCTCTCCGGGGGCGGCGGGCGTCTCCACCTGGAGGCTGACGTCCTGCAACGGCGAGTCCGTTTCCAGCGCGCGGGTCAACCGGGGCGCCAGCGCGGTGCCCAGCGCGGGCAGCACCTCCGTGACGTGGCGGCCCAGGTGCGCGTCCACCGGCAGGCCGTTCATCGCGGCGAGCGCGGCGTTGACGTGCACGTACTTCAGGTCCCGGTCGAAGTACGCGAAGCCCACCGGCGTGATGTCCATCACCGCGTCCCGCAGCGACCGGGCCTCGTCCCCCTGCCGGATCAGCCGCTCGCACTCGCGCCGGGTCGCGGCCCGCGCACGCCAGGTGCCCAGCGCCGCGAGCACGAAGGCGCTCACCGCCAGCGCCGCGAGGCGCGGCCCCCGCTCCCAGCCTTCCGTCACCGCGCCCACCGCGGCCATGAGCACGGCGCAGGTGGCGGCGATGGCGGCGGTCTGGAGCGGGGAGGGCGTTGGAGTGGGCGTGGACATGGCGCGCGGGGAGCGCACGCCACTCTACGATTCCCGGCATCCACTTGCATCGGCGCACGAACCCTCTGGCGTCGGCATGGGACGAAGGACCCGGGAAAGCGGGGAAGCCATCCTCGGGGTGTGCCCAATCCCAGACAGCAGGCCTACCCGATGACGGGCGGCGGTCCGGGCGTGTCGGGGTCGTGGGCGGGGGGATCCTGGATGCCTGGCTCCACCTCCGGGTCCTGCCGGGGCGGCGGAGGTTCCCTGCGCCGGGGCTCGCCCGGCGGTGGTTCCTTCTCCGGCGCGGGCGGGTGGGGCGGCTCGATTTCAGGCGTGGGCTTCGGATCCGGCTCCTTCACCGGCTTCGCGGGCGGATCCGTCTGAGGGTTCGTCGGCATGGACCTCCACACTGTGCATGCCGCTCCTCCACGGAATCGGAGCTGTCTCTCCAGTGTCGGCCGGTGAGCGCTTCACGACAGCGGCGGCGCCGTCCGAGGCCCGCGCCTTGGCCCAGACCTCCACCACGGGCTCGATGCGCGGCGTGAGCTGGAGCATGGAGCTGGGGAAGCAGCGCGACGGCAGCTGCGCGAAGAGCCACCGCACGTGGTCGGCCTCCCATTCATTGGCCACGGCGACGTGGGGCCTGACGATGAGGTCGGTGAAGTGCGGCGCGTGCTCCGAGCTCCCCCGCACCAGCCGGGCCGTCGCGCAGCTCTGGTAGAAGAGCACGTCCACCCCCGCCTCCCGGGCTCCGTCCAGGAAGGCGTGCAGCGTGCGTCCCTCCACCGCGCCCACCAGCAGGGCCTCCGGATCCCAGCGGCCGTCCACCGGCCCTCCAACCCCATCCCCCAGGGGGCGCCCAATCGGCACGGGTGGCGCCCGGTCGCTCGTCAGCACGGCGCCCCGTTCTCCCTGCCAGAACAGGCGCGTTTCATACTCGGTGATGGAAGCGGAAGTCATAAGGCATCTCCTCCGGGCAGGGCATGCGCCATGCGCATTCAACACCCATGCCCCGGCAATGCTTCGCATCCCGCCGGGCATCGCCCTGAAGGACGAGTCCTCCCAGGTAGGCCTGTGATCGCAGGACCACACGTGCCCTGGCCCGCGATGCGGCGCCGGACGGACAGCCCTTTTGGACAATTTCGCCCCAGGGCTCCTTGCTTCACATCCAGTCACTCTTTGTCTGACAAGGGGGGCGGCATGGATGCGATGCGATGGGGCGCCTGGCGGGGGAGTCTTTCCAAGAGGGGACAGAAGGTTCGGACCGCCAGCGGCGCTCGGGAGTGCACGGCCTGACGCGGTTGCCCGCGCGAGGGACACGCCCTGCGCCTGGAGGCCCGCCCGCGAGTGGATGGGCGCGTCCGGGAGGCGTGGCCACCGTCAGCACGGAGCACCCATTGGATCCATGTCCATGCACGAACGACGTGAGGCACCCATGGCCGAGGCCTACGCAAGTCAACTCATCCAGGCACCCGCGGATGTCGTCTGGGACCGAGTGGGAGGTTTTGACAGCCTTCCCCGCTGGCATCCGGGCATCGTCTCCAGCGAGCGGGTCGCGCGTCCTGGCCCCGGTCCAGGGCCCCTGCGCCGGATCACCACGCGCGACGGCTCGGTGTTCCTGGAGGCGCGGCTGGAGCACGACTCGCACGCGCGCAGCTACGCCTACGCGATGCTGGAGGGCCCGCTGCCGGTGCGCGGCTACCAGGCGAAGCTGCGGGTGACGCCGGTGACGGCGACCGGGCAGACCTTCGTGGAGTGGTCCGCCACGTTCGACATGGCGCCCGGCCACGAGGGCGAGGAGGCGGCGCTGGCCCAGTGGATCCGCGACGAGGTCTTCGCCCGCGGCCTCATGGGCCTCGCGCACACCTTCCTGCCGCCCCCGCAGCGGACGCAGGCGGCGGAGCGGGACTTGCGGCGCTGAAGGCTCACAGCCGCATCAGGAAGCGGATCAGGTCCTGCTGCTGCGTGGGCGTGAGGGATTCAGGAGGCCCGCCCGGCGCTTCGGGCGGGTGCGGCGGAAGGCCCACGGAGGGGAGGCCGGGAAGGATGAAGCGGCTGTAGGTATCCACCACGTCCATGAGCGTGGCGTGGCTGTTGTCATGGAAGTACGGCGCGGCCCGGGCGATGCCTCGCAGCGACGGGACGTCGAAGGCCTCGAACTCCGCCGGGTCGCCGCTGATCAGCGCGCGGCCGGGGTCCGTGGAATGCCACTGGGCCGCGAGCGAGGGGCCGGTGATGGGCGCGCCGTTCTCGTCCAGCGCGGGTCCGTCCTCGGTTGCATCAACGAGGGTGGCGGTGTCGGTGCAGCCCGCGAGGCCGGCGGCGAGCGCCATGGCCCCCGGCGCGCGCGACGAGGCGATTCGCTGTCATGTGTTCCCCTCCCAGAAGACGCAGCCGCAAGGGAACACCACGCACCCTCCGGCGTGTCACCGTGGGGAGGCGCCCGCGGGCGGGGGTGGAATGGTACGGCGTGGACGTTTCGCCGCCATCGTGGACGGGGAGGGTGTGAATCCGCCTTCGCTCCGGGCACGATCCGCCTCCTTCTGGAATGAAGGGGACCATGGACATCATCCGCGACGAAAAGCAGGGCGCGAAGGTGAAGCTGGAGCGCATCTCCACGCTGCCTCCCAAGAAGGCGGACCGCGAAAAGGCGAAGGCGGAGTTCGACGCGCTGGGCGAGGAGCTGTTCGACCTTCAGGACCTTCTCTGGGGTGCGAGGATGAACTCCGTGCTCATCGTCCTGCAGGGGCGCGACACCGCGGGCAAGGACGGCACCATCAAGCACGTGGTGGGCAGCCTCAACCCGCGCGGCGTGAGCGTCACGTCCTTTGGCGTGCCCACCCCCGAGGAGCTGGAGCACGACTTCCTCTGGCGCGTCCACCGCGAGACCCCTCGCCAGGGCGAGTTCTCCATCTTCAATCGCTCTCATTACGAGGACGTGCTCGTGGCGCGCGTGAAGTCGCTCGTGCCCAAGCCGCTCTGGAAGGCGCGCTACCAGCACATCCGCGACTTCGAGACGCTGCTCACCGAGCACGGCACCATCATCCTCAAGTTCTTCCTCCACATCAGCCGCAAGGAACAGGAGCAGCGGCTGATCGCGCGTGAGCAGGAGCCGCGCAAGGCGTGGAAGATCTCCACGAGCGACTGGGAGGATCGCGCGCACTGGGTGAATTACACGCACGCCTATGAGGACGTCTTCGCCCGGACGTCCACCGAGCAGGCGCCGTGGCACCTGGTCCCCTCGGATGCCAAGTGGTACCGCAACCTCGTCGTGGCTCGCACCGTGGCGGAGGCCCTGCGCCCCTACCGCGAGCGCTGGCAGGCCCAACTGGATGAGGTCGGCCGGCGGAAGAAGGCCGAGCTCAAGGCCTGGCGCAAGAAGGGCTGACGCGCGACCTCCGGGAGGATTCCGGACACTCGCGGTGCTCCCCGGCTCCACGCGTCATCCATGACGCGCGGAGCCCATGCGCGCGCAATCCACGCCGCTGACCCGCCCATGACATGGGGATGGGACAACGCTGGCGGTCATCCTTCCCGGTGTGTCGCCGGGCGGTCACCGCCGGAGCCCTGTCGCATGGAACGAGCCGCGCCGCCGTCGAGCAAGGACCTCATTGCCCGCACGCGCCCCTTCGCCAATCAGGACGCCGCGCGCTCGCTCTGGGCCCTGCTGTCCACCTACGCGGCGCTCGCGGGGGCCGTGGCGGTGGCGGCCGCCGCGCCCTGGTGGCCGCTGCGCATCGTGGGGGGCTTCATCGAAGCGCTGGTGCTCATCCGTTGCTTCATCCTCTTCCACGACGCGATGCACGGCGCGCTCCTGCCGAAGTCCCGGTGGGCCAAGGCGCTCTTCCAGGTGCAGGGGATCCTGACGCTCACGCCCGCGCGCATCTGGAATGACACGCACAACCACCACCACGCCAACACGGCGCGCATCGCCGCGGACTCCGCGGGCACCTTCGTCACCTGGACCACGGAGCAGTGGCGCGGCGCCACGGGCTGGCAGCGGCTGGGCTACGTGGTGGAGCGCCACCCGGTGACGCTGCTGTTCGGCTACGTCACCGCGTTCCTCATCAGCCTGTGCCTGGTGCCCTTCGTGAAGAACCCGAAGCGCTACTGGACCTCCGGGCTCGCCCTGGGCCTGCACGTGGCGCTGTCCGTGGCCGTCTGGCACTTCCTCGGCCTGGGGGTCTACCTCTGCGCCTTCGTGGGCCCGCTGTTCGTCGCGTACGCGCTGGGCACGTACCTGTTCTACGCGCAGCACAACTTCGACGACGTGGCCATCCTGCCGGAGCCCTCCTGGAACCACGCGGACGCCGCGCTGGAGGCCAGCAGCTACATGCGCTTCGGGCCGGTGATGGAGTGGTTCACGGGCAACATCGGCTACCACCACGTGCACCACCTCAACCCGCGCATCCCGTTCTACCGGCTGCCGGAGGCGATGGCGGCCATCCCGGAGCTGCAGGGGCCGCACCTCACCACACTCACGGTGAAGGACATCGTGGGCTGCCTGCGGCTGAACCTGTGGGACGCGTCGCGCGGTCGGATGGTGCGCTACCGCGACGCGGCGATCCCGGGCTGAGGACCGCCGCCTGAGGAACCACGGCCCGGCGGGCCCGTTCGGGGCCGGCCCGACGAACCCACCGGGCCGGGGTCTCAATTCTCCAGCATGGGCCTGCCCTGGTGGGCCACCAGCAGGTCATGCATGTCGTTGGCGTGCTCCTCCTCCTTGGTGAGGATGTCCTCCAGGAGCCGCCGCGTGGTGGGGTCGTGGTCCGCGAAGTAGCGGATCATGTCGCGGTAGGTCTCGATGGCGATGCGCTCCGCCACCAGGTTCTCGCGGATCATGTCCACCAGGTTCTGGCCCTCGACGTACTGGCTGGCGCTGCGGGACAGCAGCCCCTCGGGGTTGAAGTTCGGCCGTCCCCCCAGCTGATTGATGCGCTCCGCGAGCCGCAGCGCGTGGTCCTGCTCCTCGCGCGCGTGCTGGCCGAACTCCTCCTTCACCGCATCGCTGTTGATGCCCACCGCGGAGATGTAGTGGTGCGTGTAGCGCAGCACGCAGACCACCTCGGTCGCGAGCGCGTCGTTGAGCAGCTTGAGGGTCGTCTGCACGTTGCCCTCGTAGTTCTCCGTGTGGGCGCCTTCCTCCAGGTGCTCGCGAGCGCGGCGGCGGATCTCCTGGATGTCGCTGACGAAGGGCTGCGGATGCGGGTCGGCCATGGCGTTGCCTCCTGGCGGATGCGTGTCTGGAAATTGGGGTGTTCCCCGCGCGTCCGGCCATCCCACCTGCCCCCG
Coding sequences within it:
- a CDS encoding ferritin-like domain-containing protein, producing MADPHPQPFVSDIQEIRRRAREHLEEGAHTENYEGNVQTTLKLLNDALATEVVCVLRYTHHYISAVGINSDAVKEEFGQHAREEQDHALRLAERINQLGGRPNFNPEGLLSRSASQYVEGQNLVDMIRENLVAERIAIETYRDMIRYFADHDPTTRRLLEDILTKEEEHANDMHDLLVAHQGRPMLEN
- a CDS encoding fatty acid desaturase family protein codes for the protein MERAAPPSSKDLIARTRPFANQDAARSLWALLSTYAALAGAVAVAAAAPWWPLRIVGGFIEALVLIRCFILFHDAMHGALLPKSRWAKALFQVQGILTLTPARIWNDTHNHHHANTARIAADSAGTFVTWTTEQWRGATGWQRLGYVVERHPVTLLFGYVTAFLISLCLVPFVKNPKRYWTSGLALGLHVALSVAVWHFLGLGVYLCAFVGPLFVAYALGTYLFYAQHNFDDVAILPEPSWNHADAALEASSYMRFGPVMEWFTGNIGYHHVHHLNPRIPFYRLPEAMAAIPELQGPHLTTLTVKDIVGCLRLNLWDASRGRMVRYRDAAIPG
- a CDS encoding PPK2 family polyphosphate kinase yields the protein MDIIRDEKQGAKVKLERISTLPPKKADREKAKAEFDALGEELFDLQDLLWGARMNSVLIVLQGRDTAGKDGTIKHVVGSLNPRGVSVTSFGVPTPEELEHDFLWRVHRETPRQGEFSIFNRSHYEDVLVARVKSLVPKPLWKARYQHIRDFETLLTEHGTIILKFFLHISRKEQEQRLIAREQEPRKAWKISTSDWEDRAHWVNYTHAYEDVFARTSTEQAPWHLVPSDAKWYRNLVVARTVAEALRPYRERWQAQLDEVGRRKKAELKAWRKKG
- a CDS encoding SRPBCC family protein — its product is MHERREAPMAEAYASQLIQAPADVVWDRVGGFDSLPRWHPGIVSSERVARPGPGPGPLRRITTRDGSVFLEARLEHDSHARSYAYAMLEGPLPVRGYQAKLRVTPVTATGQTFVEWSATFDMAPGHEGEEAALAQWIRDEVFARGLMGLAHTFLPPPQRTQAAERDLRR